CATCTTGATAGCGGCGCTTTGGTGGAGATTCTGGAGTCCTGTCGACCAGCCCCCCGGCCTGTATCGCTGTTGTACCCGAGCCGAACTCACCTGGCGCCGCAAGTGCAGGTTTTTATCGAATGGCTGCAGGCGCGATTTCCACAGCTACATACCGCGTGGCTGGATCGTCAGGATGAGTAAGTGAGTGCATTGATGTAATTGGAAGAAAGCGGCTCAGCTCGAAAGCCTGCTTTGGCCGAGGCTCTGGAATTTCGGCCGACAATGCTCTAACCGGTGCTACCCCTTGGTCAGATCAACTAACGGCGTCTGCCGCACCTCAGTCTCCCGCCCACCCTGAATCTCGCTTACCTGCTTCAAGGCCTTATCCACAGCCGCCTTATCTGCCAATAAGCTGTAGCTGATGCGGAACTGCTTGTGTTCCTTCGGCCCAATTGTCGGTACCAGGTTCAGTGGCCGCTGAAAACGGCGATTGTAGGAAAAGCTTGTCCCCGGCTCCAGCCCCGTGACATAGCCTTGGCCTTGGGTATCGGTGTTTTTCCACAGGGAAAACACGGGCAGTGTCTGAGTGTTGAAGCCGACCGAAACACCCAGGCTGCCGGCCTTGTTATGCAACACGGTCAACGTATCGCCCTTGGCATCGGCATACGGCACCACGTTGTAAACCGTTTCGTCGTAGTCCTTGGTAGGTGCGCGGTAAGTTTGCCAATCGGGCAGGTCGCCCTTGGCCCTGTCGTTGAACGGCGACACCTGTTTCACCGGCGCAGCGAAACGGGCGCCCTGCTCCAGGAACGGGGTACTGAAGTTACTGTGATACAGCGCTTGGTATTCCTTCGGATAGTCGCCGTTGTTGGTCAGGGTGTCGTTGAGGGCGAACACTACGCTGCCGGGCTCGGTGACCAGTTCGGTCGCTACGGAGAAGTCGACCTTCTTGAACGCCTGCTCTTTCAGTTCGCCGCGAAGGGTGATGACGTACGGTGGTTTTTCATCGATATGCAGGGTGACTTTGTTCGCAGGAATGTTGGCGGCCCGACCGTGCAGGGTCAGCAGTTCGCCGTTGTCGACGCCGGGGTGGCCGACCCATTCGTATCCGCAGCGGGTGACCAGCTCATTGAAACCTTCCAGCCAGCCCAGACCACCGCGGCCATTAAGTTCGATGAAGGACGGGTTGACCACTTCCTTGACCGGCGAATCCCAGCCCATGCGCACATTACCAACCGAGGCCTGCAAGACATTCATTCCGCGAGTCGGCACTACCGAGAGTTTCATCGTACCGTTATCGATGTCCACGATGCTGACACCCTCCTGCCGACCGCCGTGCAAGGTGCGCAGGGTGACGCTGAAGGGCTTGTCGGTTTTTACGCCGAGCAGCTGGCTGGTGATCTGCCAGTTCTGGGCAGCCTTGTCGGTGTCGAGCAGAACGTAATCCCAGGCCATGGCGTTGGAGGCAACGGACAGTGCGCTGAGGGAAACAAAGAGTTTGAGCGGGGTCATGGGAGCAGCCTTTCTTGGAGTTGTGCCTTTTTATAGACTTGAAGAAACGTTTCAGCAAGCTTAAAAAGCGACACAAAGCCGGGAAATACCAAGAAAGATTTGGGGCAAATCGGGCAATTTAGTCAAGGGCACCAAAGCTGACAGAAAATTTTCTGACCCTACCCCTGCCGTAAAACTCACAAGCCGAGCGCCAACGCTGCCTGCTTCGCCACTCCAAGGGGGGGCGGGTTCAATATCGCAGGCCTGCCTCACGATCTCGATCCTGCGCGCGAAACGATCTGGCGCCACAGCGCTGAATTACAGGAAAAGCTGCTGAGCATTTAATCTTGGCGGGGAGGTCAATCTGTCTGCCTCCACGTCCTTTCACCCTGGCGCCTAAAGGCTAGAGTCCGGTGTGCAACTTTGCAGAACGCTGTCGCTCTTTTTCTCATTTTCCGGATTCTTTCCAAGGCAAAACATTTTCCGGTATTCAGACGGTGATGTGCCCAAGTGAGCGCCAAATTGTTGCCTTAAAGACAGGGGCGTTCCAAAGCCTGCTTCATCCGCGATGCATTCAATTGATAACTCCGTCGTTTCCAGTAGCGCCTGCGCCCTGAGCACACGTTCAGCGTTTAACCATTTGGATACGGTCGTGCCGGTGGCCTCCTTGAACCGACGGGTAAAGGTACGCCTGCTCATTTTTGCCATGTCAGCCAGGACATCGAGCGACAGATTACCGGCCAGATTCATTCGAGCCCACGCCAATACATCAGACAAATGAGTCTCACTGGAGAGTTGCGGTACAGGGTGTTCTACGTATTGAGCCTGGCCTCCCTGCCTGTGCGGCGGTGTCACCAGCAGTTTGGCGGTGCGGTTGGCGACATCAGCACCGAGACGCTGGCGTACCAGATGCAGGCAACAATCGATTGCCGCCACGGTTCCAGCGGAGGTCATGATGTTGCCGTCACTGACATAGAGCACCTCAGGCCGAAAACTGACCTCTGGAAAACGTCGCGCAAATTCGTCGCGGGCCACCCAGTGGGTCGTCGCCTCTTTCCCGTCAAGTAGCCCGGCATCGCCGAGCACAAATGCACCCAGGCATAACCCGACGATCAACTTGTCTTGGGAGTGGGCGAGTTGCAGCGCCTTCACAAGCTGTGCAGATGCGGCGACCGACGGATCACTCCACGCGGGAATGACAATTACGTCACTCGCCTCCATCAATTCCAGGCCGTGGGTTACAGACAGTCCAATGCCCTGGTCACTGCTCAGCATGCCTGGCACTTCAGCGCAGAAGTTAACCTCGTATTCAGGCTCACCCGGCGTGGTTTGAGCGGTACCCAATACAACGCCTGGAACAGAAAGGTGAAAAAGGCTCACGCCGTTGAACGCTAGAACTGCAACACGTATGGCTTGCATCAGGCAGCCTCAGAATGGGAAGACCGCTCACACGGAAGTTTTTTTCACGCCAAGAGATGCGCCAACTATCTTTGAGCCTCTCCTGCAGCGCTGATTACTTGGCCCGATTATATCGAAACATGTCATTCAGGCCACTGTTGGGCTCCAGAGCACTGGGCCAGAATGGTCTGCGCGATGTACCAACAGGATTCATCCCAGTTCACTCAGCATGAAGAAGATGCGCAGCTGATTCGTTCCCAGGGCTTCAAGAAAGCTTTGATTTAAACCGTGTGGGCCGAGGCAGAGGGCCGTTTTCTTACCCGTCAACTATCCCAGCCTCCGGGCATCATCACTTTGATTATTTGATCGGAGATCGTTCATGAAACAAGGTCTTGTAGTAGTTGATCTACAAAACGAATACCTGCCCACAGGCAAATTGCCTTTGAGCGGCATCGAGGCGGCTGTGGCGAATGCTCGCCGGGTCATCGACCATGCGCGACAGACAGGTATCCCCGTTTTCCACATACGGCACGAATCCGATAATGCGCAGGCCCCCATTTTCGTCAAGGGATCCAGCGGCGTGCAAATTCAGCCAGCAGTAGCCCCTGAGGGTGATGAGCCCGTGATTGTTAAAAAACACATCAACGCCTTTAGAGACACGGACCTCAGGAAGCAGCTGGATGCTTTCGATGTTCAGGATATCGTGGTGGTTGGTGCAATGAGCCACATGTGCATCGACGCGGTAGTACGTGCTGCGGCGGACATGGGTTATCCGGTTACTGTGCTGCATGACGCCTGTGCCACCCTGGATCTCACATTCAATGGCGTCAACGTGCCAGCCGCTCAAGTGCATGCAGCGATGATGGCAGCTTTTGAATTTGGGTACGGCACGGTTAAATCTGTGGATGACTATCTCTCGGCGTAAGCCCGCCGGGGAATGAACAATCACAACCTTGCATCATTTTTTTCGTTTTACCTCGCAGTGGAGACACACCACGCCCGACGCGAAAATCTTGCTCTTCACCCGTGTGAGTGCGGTTCAGTCCTTGATGTTTTTGAACAAGGGAACACCCTCTCTACCCTGCTTTGCGCAGTGCATTGGCAACCAGCGTAAATGCGGGTGAGGGTTGTCGGCGGCTGGGGTAATACAAATAGTAGCCAGAAAACGGTGGGCACCAATCTTCAAGCACACGCTGCAACCTGCCCTCGCGAAGATGCGGTTCTAACTCTTCCTCGGGCAGGTATGCAATGCCCAGCCCGGCCAATGCCGCATCCACGATATGGGTCGAGGTGTTGAAAATGAGCTGACCGCCTACCCGCACGTTCACTTGCCTGTCTTGCTGCTCAAAGTCCCATACATAGAGCCCGCCTGATGTCTGCATGCGTTGGTTGATACAGCCATGGCTCATCAAGTCGCGCGGATGTTCGGGAATGCCACGGGCAGCAAAATACGCTGGCAAGGCAACGGCAGCCATCCGCAATGGCGGGCCGATCGGGACTGCGATCATGTCTTTGTCGATGGTGTCACCCAGGCGTACGCCTGCATCAAAGCGATCAGCCACGATGTCCCTGAACCCGTAATTGACGTCGAACTCAACGTTGATGTCCGGGTATTCGTGTAGCAGTTCAGTGAGTCTGGGCAACAATGTCGTGCGTAAAACATGATCACCGCAGGTGATGCGTACGGTGCCCGCAGGCTTGTCGCGCATTTGCGTCAGGATATCCAGCTCCGCCTCGATTTCATCGAAGCGATTACCGATCGCTTTGAGCAGCCGCTCGCCAGCGACTGTCGGCGAGACGCTGCGGGTTGTGCGCGTCAGCAACCTGATCTGCAGGCGTGCTTCCAGCCCACTGATGGCTTGACTCAACGCAGATTGGGTAACGCCCAGCACACCGGCGGCGCGGGTGAAGCTGCCTTCGCGCGCCACTGTCACGAAAGACAGCAGATCGTTGAGGTTCCTTCTGACCATGGTGCGAAACGCCTTTTATGAGTATTGATTAGCCACACTTATAGCCTTGTTAAGTATTCATTAGCTAGTCGCGTGAGTATTCGTTCGCCACCATGACCGGCATGAAAACGAATGACTGTGAGGCCTCGATGAACACTGCTTCCACCAGCAACGAGGCTCCCGCCTGCTGGAGCGGTGTCTTTGCAATGACGCTTTGTGTATTCGCCCTGATTGCCTCTGAGTTCATGCCTGTCAGCCTGCTGACGCCGATGGCCGTTGATCTTCACGTGACCGAAGGGATGGCCGGTCAAGGCATTGCGATTTCCGGGGCGTTTGCCGTGCTGACCAGCCTCTGCATTTCGTGGGTTGCCAGAACCCTCGATCGCAAGATGCTGCTGTTGGCACTGGCCGGGCTGATGGCCGTCTCGGGACTGATAGTCGGGCTGGCCCCCGACTATCTGACTTACATGGTCGGCCGTGCACTCATCGGCGTGGTCATCGGCGGTTTCTGGTCGATGTCCGCTGCGACGGCCATGCGCTTGGTGCCCGCCCCACAGGTGCCGAAGGCGTTGGCCATCTTCAACGGCGGTAACGCGCTGGCTACCGTAATTGCCGCACCGCTGGGCAGCTATCTGGGCTCGATTATTGGCTGGCGCGGCGCTTTTTTATGTGTGGTGCCCGTCGCGGCTATTGCTCTCGTCTGGATGTATATCTGCCTGCCACCCATGAAGGTGGCGTCACGCGTATCCGGCTCGGCAAGCGTGTTCAAACTGTTCAGGAATCGGTCAGTGGCACTGGGCATGGTCGGCTGCGGGGCCTTCTTCATGGGGCAGTTTGCGCTGTTCACCTATCTGCGCCCCTTCCTTGAAACGGTAACGCACGTCGATGTATCCACGCTGTCGCTGATCTTGCTGGTGATCGGTGCATCGGGCTTTGTCGGCACCCTGATCATCAGCCGATTTCTACGGCGCGGTCTGTTCCGGACATTGATAACAATTCCGGTCTTGATGGCGTTGATCGCTTTGGCACTGATTCCTTTTGGCAGCTCGACCCTTGTCGTTGCTGTGCTGCTGGGCTTGTGGGGGCTGTTGGCGACTGCGGCCCCGGTGGGCTGGTGGAGCTGGATCGCACAGGCCTTGCCAAATAATGCCGAGGCTGGCGGCGGCCTGATGGTGGCCGTGATTCAACTGGCCATTGCGCTGGGCTCTACCGTTGGAGGGTTGCTGTTCGACAGTCGCGGCTATCAGAGCACTTTTGTCGCTAGCGCTGCCGTGCTGCTTCTTGGCGCAGCGGTGACCCTACTGACGTCACGTTCGACACCCTCTCGAACTGCTTGAGTCACGCGACGATCCGGGAGACAGGTGATGACCAAGAGTACTAGCCCTGGGGCAAATGCCGAGCAGCGCCACTGCGGGGGCATGCGGTTATTACGTTGGCGTGGTTTGCAGTATTCAGCTCTCATGCTTGGCAGTTACATCCTTATGAATGATGCCGCGTTGGCGTCTTCGATCACGGAGAAATCTCGCATGTGGATGACCGTCGGCGAACAACGCTTCGCAATTACCTTGGCCGACAACGCAGCAGCCCGCGCGTTTGCCACGTTACTGCCACTGACGCTGGACATGAGCGATCTCAACAGTAATGAAAAATACGCCAGCCTTTCTGAAGCCCTGCCCGCTAATGCGAGCAAACCGGGAACGATCCACACGGGTGATCTGATGCTGTATGGCACGCAAACCTTGGTTGTTTTCTATTCGACCTTTGAATCGACATACCCATACACCCGCCTTGGACGTGTGGACGACAACGCGAACCTGGCACAAGTGCTTGGTCGACATACCGTGAAAGTGACGTTCTCCCAAAACTGACCACTCTGCATCGATAGGGATTCCAATGAAAAAGATCATTCTCTTATTAACGCTTCTTGTCAGTTCACTCTCAGCAACAGGAGCCGATATGTCCAACGGCGCGGATAACTTCTATACCAGCGACAAAGTGACCGTGCAGAAGGTCAACTTTAAAAACCAGTATCAAATGAACGTGTCGGGCAATCTGTTTATCCCCAAAAACGTCGACGCCAAGACCAAAAGCCCTGCGATTGTTGTTGGCCACCCGATGGGCGCGGTCAAGGAGCAAAGCGCTAATCTGTATGCCACGAAAATGGCAGAAAAAGGCTTCGTGACGCTGTCCCTGGATCTTTCATTCTGGGGCGAAAGCGAGGGGCTGCCACGCAATGCCGTCTCGCCGGATATTTATGCCGAGGACTTCAGCGCCGCGGTGGATTTTCTCGGCACCCGGCCTTTTGTCGATAAAGAACGGATAGGCGCACTCGGCATCTGTGGGAGCGGCAGCTTTGTTATCAGCGCGGCCAAGATCGACCCCCGCATGAAAGCCATCGCAACGGTCAGCATGTACGACATGGGCGCAGCCAATCGCAATGGCCTGAAGCATGGGCAGACGCTTGAGCAACGCAAAGAGATCATCGCGCAAGCCGCGCAGCAACGGTATGCAGAGTTCACAGGCGGTGAAACCCTTTACACCAGTGGTACGGTGCATCAGCTGGACGATAACACCCACCCGATCCAGCGTGAATTCTATGATTTCTACCGCACACCGCGCGGCGAATACACACCAGCCAGCTCGTCCAAAGAGCTGACCACGCACCCGACGCTTACCAGCAACATCAAATTCATGAACTTCTATCCGTTCAATGACATCGAGACGATTTCACCTCGCCCGATGCTGTTCATTGCCGGAGCCGACGCGCACTCGAGAGAGTTCAGCGAAGAAGCTTACAAGCTCGCAGGTCAACCCAAGGAGCTCGTCATCATTCCTGGCGCAGGCCATGTTGACCTCTATGATCGTGTGGACCTCATTCCTTTTGACAAGCTGGCGAGCTTTTTTCAGAGCAGTCTGAAGTGACGACAGAGCTGGCACACCCTGTAAATCAGCCTCGAACACGCAAGGCATTATCACATCTGCGAGACTTGCGCCCCTGTGGCTAAGTCTCTGACTGGGCAGGCAATGAAGCCGTAATCTGAGCGTGACAAACCTCAAGTATTTCATCAGCCAGAGATGAGTCATCCGGGCAGGCGCGCGACAACATGATCGCGCCGACAGCCTGTGCCAGCATGGCGATCATCTTCACTCTTCCCTCCCCCGGCGGCGCGTCAGGCCCCGATGGATACTTGGCCCCCAGCGTTTGCAACGTGCGTTCTATCCCTTCGGCAAACGCCGCTTTCAACTCGTCGGACTGGCGCGCCGCGTCGCCACACAAAGCAGCCATGGTGCAACCACTGCCGCGGGCGTCCCGATGATCCCTCGATACATATGCATCGATAAACCCCTGAACATCGAGTGTATCGGCGCCAGCCAGTGAGCGATCAAGGCTGTTGGCGGAGGCTTCGGCCATCAGATCAGCCTTCGAGCCGAAGTGTTTGTAAAAACCACCATGGGTGAAGCCGGCGGCCGCCATCAGGTCGGCCACACCTACACCGTCAAAACCACGCTCGCGAAACACCACAGACGCCGTCTCGACGATGTGCTCCCGATTTGCCTGGGCCTGGGCCTTGGTCACTCTCATGTGTAACACCTCATGTGCGCCAAAAATCATGCGCCAATGGTACATAGATGTTGGACGTAATCAAAATTATTGACAGCTTAGATTATGATCATCATCATAACTGAAAGCAGCATGACTGCAGACGTCCCTGAAAAAGAGGTAACACCATGACCACTCTCCCCACCGTTCTGATCACTGGCGCTTCCACCGGCATCGGCGCGATTTACGCCGAGCGTTTCGCCCAACGTGGGCACGATCTGGTCCTGGTCGCTCGCGACCATGGGCGTCTGCAAACACTGGCAAACCGGTTGCGCAGCGAACACAACGTTGCCATCGATGTTCTTCAGGCGGACTTGACCCAGCTTGGCGATTTGGCGCGCGTGGAAGCACGCCTGCGCGATGACGCCAGCATTGGCATCCTCATCAATAACGCCGGCGCCGCGCAGGCGGGCAGCTTTATCGAGCAAAGCACCGACAGCATCGCGCATCTGGTAGCGCTCAATACGACCGCGCTGGTACGCCTCGCCAGTGCCATCGCTCCACGGCTGGCCAAATCGGGGGGCGGTGCGATTATCAATATTGGCTCGGTGGTCGGCCTGGCTCCCGAGTTCGGCATGTCGGTCTACGGGGCGACCAAGGCGTTTGTGCTTTTCCTTTCCCAGGGCCTTAGCCTGGAGCTCTCACCCCAGGGTGTTTACGTGCAAGCCGTTCTGCCGGCCGCCACCCGTACAGAGATCTGGGATCGCGCCGGTATCGACATCAATACCTTGAGCGACATCATGGAAGCAGGTGATCTGGTCGATGCCGCACTGGTGGGTTTCGACCGTCGCGAGCCAGTGACGATCCCGCCGCTGCAAGAAGGTGAACGCTGGAATGCCTTGCAAGCAGCGCGTCAGGGCCTGCTTTCGCAGATCAAACAGTCAGTGGTTGCGCAACGATACCAAGCCCCTGTCTGACCTTTAGAGCATGTCGACCTCGCCACGCACTCGGACGAAAACATGAGCCCCACGCGTACACAAAACCACTCTGGATTGCAGATGCCGTTCATCAAGGCAGTTAACCAATCGATCACCGTCGAAGGGATACCCTTTGTCTACCGTGACTTAGGGCCCAGGCACACGGTACCTCTGGTTCTGTTGAATCATTGGGGGGCGGTGCTGGACAACTTCGACCCACGGATCGTAGATGGATTGGCAGCCACACGACGGGTCATCGCGGTCGACTACCGCGGCATAGGGGGTTCGGGTGGAGTTGCACCACTGACCGTTGGTGAAATGGCTGACGACGGGATAGCTCTGATTCGTGCGCTGGGTTTTGATCAGGTCGACCTGCTCGGTTTTTCACTCGGTGGATTTGTTGCTCAAGCTATCGCCTTGAAGGCTCCCGAACGGGTGCGCAAACTGATTCTCACGGGCACCGGACCTGCCGGTGGCGAAGGCATCGATAAAGTCGGCTCGGTAGCATGGCCGCTGATTTTAAAAGGCTTGCTGACATTGCGAGACCCCAAGTTCTACCTGTTCTTTACCTCAACGACCAACGGACGCCACGCCGCGTCAGCCTTTTTGAAGAGGTTGCAGGAGCGCCAGAACAATAGGGACAAAGGCCCAACGCCCCGCGCGTTTCTACGGCAATTGAGCGCCATTACGGCATGGGGTAAACAGGCGCCGCAAGACCTTGCCCGGCTGCGAATTCCGACCCTGATAGCCAACGGAGACAGCGACATCATGGTGCCCACCGTGAACTCGATTGCGCTGTCGAACCACATTCCCGACGCTCAGTTGATCATTTACGAGGACGCCGGGCACGGCGGGATTTTCCAGCACTATGCTGATTTCGTGGCGAAGGCGCTGGTGTTCCTTGACGCCTGATCGCATCGGGTCTTATTGCATCAATGTTTTAAGGGCCACTGCCACATTCTCATTCGTACCGACGAGAGCAGCATCATCATGAAGGCATTTTTTATCGAAGGTTATGGCAAGCAGAACGGGCGTATTGGCGAAGTGCCCGACCCGGAACCGGGTGCCCACGATGTGTTGGTTCAAGTGCATGCCGCCAGCGTGAACCAGTTGGATTCGAAGATCAGAACGGGCGAATTCAAGCTGATCCTGCCTTATTCATTTCCATTGATACTGGGCAATGACCTGGCCGGGACGGTGGTTCGCACCGGCTCGGCGGTAACGCTGTTCAAGCCGGGAGACGAGGTTTATGCACGCCCTCCTGAAAATCGGATCGGGACATTTGCGCAACTGATCGCCGTGAACGAGGACGCGCTCGCCCTCAAACCTTCCAATATCAACATGGCCGAAGCCGCTTCCATCCCCTTGGTCGCTCTGACGGCCTGGCAGGCACTGGTCGAAACCGCCCAATTGAAAAAGGGCCAGAAGGTACTGATTCACGCCGGTGCCGGCGGTGTTGGCACCCTCGCTATCCAGCTTGCGAAACACTTTGGCGCCTTTGTTGCGACCACCACCAGCACGCCGAATATCGAGTGGGTCAAGGCACTCGGGGCGGATGTAGTCATCGATTACAAGACTCAAAATTTTGAAAATGAATTGCACGATTATGACGTGGTGCTGAACAGCCTGGGCACCGATGTACTGGAGAAATCACTCAAGGTTCTCAAGCGTGGCGGCCAGCTTATTTCCATTTCGGGGCCGCCGACGGAGTCGTTCGCCCAACAGCAACGTTTGCCCTGGGTGTTGCGGCAAGTGATGCGCTTGTTGAGCAGCGGTATCCGGAGAAAAGCTCGCAAACACGGTGTCAGCTACACATTTTTATTTATGCGTGCGAACGGCGCTCAACTGAAAGAAATCACCACGCTCATCGAAGCCGGAGTCATCAAACCGGTCATCGACCGTTCCTTCTCCTTTCAATCGACATCGGATGCGTTGAGCTATGTGGAAATGGGCCGATCAAAAGGAAAAGTGATCATTACGATCAAGTGAGTGCCCGACTAAAAAGTCAGCGCATAAGCAGCCCTTCGTGACGGGCTGCTGTGGGCGGTGGATGCAGCCGCTCACCTGCAATGGCCGCACTCGCCTCAGGCTGTCACGCAAAACGTGGAATTACCCAACCGCCATCAAATTTTTACCTTGCATTAAATATATGGAAATACGTATATTCGATTAACCATATATTAAAAGCACATTCCATGATCATGCCCC
This genomic stretch from Pseudomonas deceptionensis harbors:
- a CDS encoding NADP-dependent oxidoreductase → MKAFFIEGYGKQNGRIGEVPDPEPGAHDVLVQVHAASVNQLDSKIRTGEFKLILPYSFPLILGNDLAGTVVRTGSAVTLFKPGDEVYARPPENRIGTFAQLIAVNEDALALKPSNINMAEAASIPLVALTAWQALVETAQLKKGQKVLIHAGAGGVGTLAIQLAKHFGAFVATTTSTPNIEWVKALGADVVIDYKTQNFENELHDYDVVLNSLGTDVLEKSLKVLKRGGQLISISGPPTESFAQQQRLPWVLRQVMRLLSSGIRRKARKHGVSYTFLFMRANGAQLKEITTLIEAGVIKPVIDRSFSFQSTSDALSYVEMGRSKGKVIITIK
- a CDS encoding GlxA family transcriptional regulator, which translates into the protein MQAIRVAVLAFNGVSLFHLSVPGVVLGTAQTTPGEPEYEVNFCAEVPGMLSSDQGIGLSVTHGLELMEASDVIVIPAWSDPSVAASAQLVKALQLAHSQDKLIVGLCLGAFVLGDAGLLDGKEATTHWVARDEFARRFPEVSFRPEVLYVSDGNIMTSAGTVAAIDCCLHLVRQRLGADVANRTAKLLVTPPHRQGGQAQYVEHPVPQLSSETHLSDVLAWARMNLAGNLSLDVLADMAKMSRRTFTRRFKEATGTTVSKWLNAERVLRAQALLETTELSIECIADEAGFGTPLSLRQQFGAHLGTSPSEYRKMFCLGKNPENEKKSDSVLQSCTPDSSL
- a CDS encoding cysteine hydrolase family protein — protein: MKQGLVVVDLQNEYLPTGKLPLSGIEAAVANARRVIDHARQTGIPVFHIRHESDNAQAPIFVKGSSGVQIQPAVAPEGDEPVIVKKHINAFRDTDLRKQLDAFDVQDIVVVGAMSHMCIDAVVRAAADMGYPVTVLHDACATLDLTFNGVNVPAAQVHAAMMAAFEFGYGTVKSVDDYLSA
- a CDS encoding aldose 1-epimerase family protein; translation: MTPLKLFVSLSALSVASNAMAWDYVLLDTDKAAQNWQITSQLLGVKTDKPFSVTLRTLHGGRQEGVSIVDIDNGTMKLSVVPTRGMNVLQASVGNVRMGWDSPVKEVVNPSFIELNGRGGLGWLEGFNELVTRCGYEWVGHPGVDNGELLTLHGRAANIPANKVTLHIDEKPPYVITLRGELKEQAFKKVDFSVATELVTEPGSVVFALNDTLTNNGDYPKEYQALYHSNFSTPFLEQGARFAAPVKQVSPFNDRAKGDLPDWQTYRAPTKDYDETVYNVVPYADAKGDTLTVLHNKAGSLGVSVGFNTQTLPVFSLWKNTDTQGQGYVTGLEPGTSFSYNRRFQRPLNLVPTIGPKEHKQFRISYSLLADKAAVDKALKQVSEIQGGRETEVRQTPLVDLTKG
- a CDS encoding LysR family transcriptional regulator; the encoded protein is MVRRNLNDLLSFVTVAREGSFTRAAGVLGVTQSALSQAISGLEARLQIRLLTRTTRSVSPTVAGERLLKAIGNRFDEIEAELDILTQMRDKPAGTVRITCGDHVLRTTLLPRLTELLHEYPDINVEFDVNYGFRDIVADRFDAGVRLGDTIDKDMIAVPIGPPLRMAAVALPAYFAARGIPEHPRDLMSHGCINQRMQTSGGLYVWDFEQQDRQVNVRVGGQLIFNTSTHIVDAALAGLGIAYLPEEELEPHLREGRLQRVLEDWCPPFSGYYLYYPSRRQPSPAFTLVANALRKAG
- a CDS encoding MFS transporter; this translates as MNTASTSNEAPACWSGVFAMTLCVFALIASEFMPVSLLTPMAVDLHVTEGMAGQGIAISGAFAVLTSLCISWVARTLDRKMLLLALAGLMAVSGLIVGLAPDYLTYMVGRALIGVVIGGFWSMSAATAMRLVPAPQVPKALAIFNGGNALATVIAAPLGSYLGSIIGWRGAFLCVVPVAAIALVWMYICLPPMKVASRVSGSASVFKLFRNRSVALGMVGCGAFFMGQFALFTYLRPFLETVTHVDVSTLSLILLVIGASGFVGTLIISRFLRRGLFRTLITIPVLMALIALALIPFGSSTLVVAVLLGLWGLLATAAPVGWWSWIAQALPNNAEAGGGLMVAVIQLAIALGSTVGGLLFDSRGYQSTFVASAAVLLLGAAVTLLTSRSTPSRTA
- a CDS encoding alpha/beta hydrolase, translated to MKKIILLLTLLVSSLSATGADMSNGADNFYTSDKVTVQKVNFKNQYQMNVSGNLFIPKNVDAKTKSPAIVVGHPMGAVKEQSANLYATKMAEKGFVTLSLDLSFWGESEGLPRNAVSPDIYAEDFSAAVDFLGTRPFVDKERIGALGICGSGSFVISAAKIDPRMKAIATVSMYDMGAANRNGLKHGQTLEQRKEIIAQAAQQRYAEFTGGETLYTSGTVHQLDDNTHPIQREFYDFYRTPRGEYTPASSSKELTTHPTLTSNIKFMNFYPFNDIETISPRPMLFIAGADAHSREFSEEAYKLAGQPKELVIIPGAGHVDLYDRVDLIPFDKLASFFQSSLK
- a CDS encoding cyclophilin-like fold protein, which gives rise to MTKSTSPGANAEQRHCGGMRLLRWRGLQYSALMLGSYILMNDAALASSITEKSRMWMTVGEQRFAITLADNAAARAFATLLPLTLDMSDLNSNEKYASLSEALPANASKPGTIHTGDLMLYGTQTLVVFYSTFESTYPYTRLGRVDDNANLAQVLGRHTVKVTFSQN
- a CDS encoding TetR/AcrR family transcriptional regulator, whose product is MRVTKAQAQANREHIVETASVVFRERGFDGVGVADLMAAAGFTHGGFYKHFGSKADLMAEASANSLDRSLAGADTLDVQGFIDAYVSRDHRDARGSGCTMAALCGDAARQSDELKAAFAEGIERTLQTLGAKYPSGPDAPPGEGRVKMIAMLAQAVGAIMLSRACPDDSSLADEILEVCHAQITASLPAQSET
- a CDS encoding alpha/beta fold hydrolase, producing MSPTRTQNHSGLQMPFIKAVNQSITVEGIPFVYRDLGPRHTVPLVLLNHWGAVLDNFDPRIVDGLAATRRVIAVDYRGIGGSGGVAPLTVGEMADDGIALIRALGFDQVDLLGFSLGGFVAQAIALKAPERVRKLILTGTGPAGGEGIDKVGSVAWPLILKGLLTLRDPKFYLFFTSTTNGRHAASAFLKRLQERQNNRDKGPTPRAFLRQLSAITAWGKQAPQDLARLRIPTLIANGDSDIMVPTVNSIALSNHIPDAQLIIYEDAGHGGIFQHYADFVAKALVFLDA
- a CDS encoding SDR family NAD(P)-dependent oxidoreductase yields the protein MTTLPTVLITGASTGIGAIYAERFAQRGHDLVLVARDHGRLQTLANRLRSEHNVAIDVLQADLTQLGDLARVEARLRDDASIGILINNAGAAQAGSFIEQSTDSIAHLVALNTTALVRLASAIAPRLAKSGGGAIINIGSVVGLAPEFGMSVYGATKAFVLFLSQGLSLELSPQGVYVQAVLPAATRTEIWDRAGIDINTLSDIMEAGDLVDAALVGFDRREPVTIPPLQEGERWNALQAARQGLLSQIKQSVVAQRYQAPV